One part of the Olleya sp. YS genome encodes these proteins:
- a CDS encoding peptide chain release factor 3 translates to MKFLDEIQRRRTFGIISHPDAGKTTLTEKLLLFGGAITEAGAVKSNKIKKGATSDFMEIERQRGISVATSVLAFEYNGIKINILDTPGHKDFAEDTFRTLTAVDSVIVVIDVAKGVEEQTEKLVEVCRMRNIPMIVFINKMDREGKDAFELLDEIEQKLKLTVTPLSFPIGMGYDFKGIYNIWEKNINLFSGDSRKNIEETIEISDLNSNELNELVGNKAAETLREELELVEGIYPTFNNEEYLKGTLQPVFFGSALNSFGVRELLDCFVEIAPKPRAKQSEERLVKPDEDKFSGFVFKIHANMDPNHRNRLAFVKIVSGQFKRNTPYLHVRHNKKVKFSSPNAFFAEKKEIVDVSYPGDIVGLQDTGTFKIGDTLTEGEVLNYKGIPSFSPEHFRYINNADPLKSKQLFKGIDQLMDEGVAQLFTLELNGRKVIGTVGALQYEVIQYRLEHEYGAKCTYENLNVHKACWVDPEDKKNEEFKEFLRVKQRFLAKDKRGQLVFLADSAFSLQMTEQKYPSIKFHYVSEFE, encoded by the coding sequence ATGAAGTTTTTAGACGAAATACAAAGAAGAAGAACATTTGGTATTATATCTCACCCAGATGCAGGTAAAACAACACTTACAGAAAAACTATTACTTTTTGGAGGTGCAATTACTGAAGCTGGTGCTGTAAAAAGTAATAAAATAAAAAAAGGTGCTACTAGCGATTTTATGGAGATTGAGCGCCAACGTGGAATCTCTGTTGCAACTTCTGTATTGGCTTTTGAATATAATGGCATCAAAATAAATATTTTAGATACTCCTGGACACAAAGATTTTGCAGAAGACACCTTTAGAACTTTAACTGCTGTAGATAGTGTAATTGTTGTTATAGACGTTGCAAAAGGAGTTGAGGAGCAGACAGAAAAATTGGTAGAAGTCTGTCGTATGCGCAACATACCTATGATTGTTTTTATTAATAAAATGGATAGGGAAGGTAAAGATGCGTTTGAATTGTTAGATGAAATAGAACAGAAACTCAAACTAACAGTTACTCCTTTAAGTTTTCCTATAGGTATGGGCTATGACTTTAAAGGCATTTATAACATTTGGGAGAAAAATATTAATTTGTTTAGTGGAGATAGCAGAAAAAATATTGAAGAAACTATAGAAATTAGTGATTTAAATTCTAATGAATTAAATGAATTAGTTGGTAACAAAGCTGCAGAAACTTTACGTGAAGAATTAGAATTAGTTGAGGGTATTTATCCAACGTTTAACAATGAAGAGTATTTAAAAGGAACTTTACAACCTGTGTTTTTTGGTTCAGCTTTAAATAGTTTTGGAGTTAGAGAATTATTAGATTGTTTTGTTGAAATAGCTCCAAAACCAAGAGCTAAACAAAGTGAGGAACGTTTAGTTAAACCAGATGAAGATAAATTTTCTGGTTTTGTATTTAAAATTCATGCTAATATGGATCCAAACCATAGAAACAGATTGGCTTTTGTTAAAATAGTTTCGGGTCAATTCAAGCGAAACACACCATATTTACATGTTAGACATAATAAAAAGGTGAAATTTTCAAGTCCTAATGCTTTTTTTGCAGAGAAAAAAGAAATTGTAGATGTTTCCTATCCAGGTGATATTGTTGGATTACAAGATACTGGAACCTTTAAAATTGGTGATACACTAACAGAAGGCGAAGTACTTAATTATAAAGGAATCCCAAGTTTTTCACCTGAACATTTTAGATATATCAATAATGCAGATCCATTAAAATCTAAACAATTATTTAAAGGTATAGATCAATTAATGGATGAGGGAGTAGCCCAATTATTTACTTTAGAGCTAAATGGTAGAAAAGTTATTGGAACAGTAGGCGCCTTGCAATATGAAGTTATTCAATACAGATTAGAGCATGAATATGGTGCAAAATGTACATATGAAAATTTGAATGTGCATAAAGCTTGTTGGGTAGATCCAGAAGACAAAAAAAATGAGGAGTTCAAGGAATTTTTAAGAGTAAAACAACGTTTTTTAGCCAAAGACAAAAGAGGACAATTGGTGTTTTTAGCAGATTCTGCTTTTTCTTTACAGATGACAGAGCAAAAATATCCAAGTATTAAATTTCATTACGTTTCTGAATTTGAATAA
- a CDS encoding DUF3467 domain-containing protein has protein sequence MADNKDNKPKQGQINIELDEKVAEGTYSNLAIINHSVSEFVVDFVSIMPGTPKSKVKSRIILTPQHAKRLLKALGENVKRFEKAHGEIKDYEQPPIPLNFGPTGQA, from the coding sequence ATGGCAGATAATAAAGATAATAAACCAAAGCAAGGACAAATAAATATAGAGTTAGACGAAAAAGTTGCTGAAGGCACTTATTCTAACTTGGCAATAATCAATCATTCCGTTTCGGAATTTGTAGTAGATTTTGTTAGTATAATGCCTGGTACACCAAAAAGTAAAGTAAAGTCTAGAATTATTTTGACGCCTCAACATGCAAAGCGATTGTTAAAAGCTTTAGGCGAAAATGTAAAACGATTCGAAAAAGCACATGGTGAAATCAAAGATTATGAGCAACCTCCTATACCATTAAATTTTGGACCTACAGGTCAAGCTTAA
- the rpoC gene encoding DNA-directed RNA polymerase subunit beta' yields MAKKQDKNTVQRFNKISIGLASPESILAESRGEVLKPETINYRTHKPERDGLFCERIFGPVKDYECACGKYKRIRYKGIVCDRCGVEVTEKKVRRDRVGHINLVVPVAHIWYFRSLPNKIGYLLGLPSKKLDMIIYYERYVVIQPGNAKNEEGEPLQKMDFLTEEEYLNILETLPQDNQYLEDSDPNKFIAKMGAECLIDLLSRIDLDALSYELRHKANTETSKQRKTEALKRLQVVEALRESNQNRENRPEWMIMKVVPIIPPELRPLVPLDGGRFATSDLNDLYRRVIIRNNRLKRLVEIKAPEVILRNEKRMLQESVDSLFDNTRKSSAVKTDSNRPLKSLSDSLKGKQGRFRQNLLGKRVDYSARSVIVVGPELKLFECGLPKNMAAELYKPFVIRKLIERGIVKTVKSAKKIIDKREPVVWDILENVLKGHPVLLNRAPTLHRLGIQAFQPKLIEGKAIQLHPLVCTAFNADFDGDQMAVHLPLGPEAILEAQLLMLASHNILNPANGSPVTVPSQDMVLGLYYMTKHRLSTKEVPVKGEGLTFYSAEEVTIAYNEKRVELNAGIKVRTMDFNEAGELVPQIIETTVGRVLFNEKVPAAAGYINQVLTKKSLRDIIGNILKVTSVPETAAFLDEIKTLGYNFAFRGGLSFSLGDIIIPPEKQSMIDAANAKVDGITGNYNMGLITNNERYNQVIDIWTSTNAELTELSMKRIREDQQGFNSVYMMLDSGARGSKEQIRQLTGMRGLMAKPKKSNAGGGEIIENPILSNFKEGLSILEYFISTHGARKGLADTALKTADAGYLTRRLVDVSQDVIVNSEDCGTLRGVEVTALKKNDEVVEDLAERIVGRVSLNDVYNPLTEEVLVEAGQLINEEVAARIQNSPVEAVEVRSPLSCEAKKGICAQCYGRNLATNKMVQRGEAVGVVAAQSIGEPGTQLTLRTFHVGGIAGNISEENKLAVKFDGIAEIEDLKTVKGTDNDGKAVDVVISRTSELKLVDKKTGITLSTNNIPYGSHIFVKNGDKLKAGDVVCSWDPYNGVIISEFAGKVRYENIEQGVTYQVEIDEQTGFQEKVISESRNKKLIPTLIVEDAKGEAIRSYNLPVGAHIMIDDGEKIKVGKILVKIPRKSAKAGDITGGLPRVTELFEARNPSNPAVVSAIDGVVSFGKIKRGNREIIVESKLGEVKKYLVKLSNQILVQENDFIKAGMPLSDGSVTPNDILNIKGPSAVQQYLVNEVQEVYRLQGVKINDKHFEVVVRQMMRKVRIIDSGDTIFLEDQLVHKSDFIQENDEIFGMKVVEDAGESTNLKEGQIISAFQLRDENSILRREDKKLVVARDAQPATATPILQGITRASLQTKSFISAASFQETTKVLNEAAVAGKVDTLEGLKENVIVGHRIPAGTGMRAYESIIVGSKEEFDQMMKAKQEVNYN; encoded by the coding sequence ATGGCAAAAAAACAAGATAAGAATACAGTACAGAGATTTAATAAAATCTCTATTGGTTTAGCATCACCAGAGTCTATTTTAGCAGAGTCTAGAGGTGAAGTATTAAAGCCAGAAACTATCAATTATCGTACACATAAACCAGAACGTGATGGTTTATTCTGTGAGCGTATCTTTGGTCCTGTAAAGGACTATGAGTGTGCTTGTGGTAAATATAAACGTATTCGATATAAAGGTATCGTTTGTGACCGTTGTGGAGTAGAAGTAACAGAAAAGAAAGTACGACGTGACAGAGTAGGACACATTAATTTAGTTGTACCTGTAGCACATATTTGGTACTTCCGTTCGTTACCAAACAAAATAGGATATTTATTAGGATTACCATCTAAGAAATTAGATATGATTATCTATTACGAACGTTACGTAGTAATTCAACCAGGTAATGCTAAAAATGAAGAAGGAGAACCATTACAAAAAATGGACTTTTTAACTGAGGAAGAGTATTTAAATATTTTAGAAACACTTCCACAGGATAATCAATATTTAGAAGATTCTGATCCAAATAAGTTTATCGCTAAAATGGGTGCAGAATGTCTTATAGATCTATTATCAAGAATAGACTTAGATGCTTTATCATACGAATTACGTCATAAAGCTAATACAGAAACGTCTAAACAACGTAAAACAGAAGCTTTAAAACGTCTACAAGTTGTTGAAGCATTACGTGAGTCTAATCAAAATAGAGAAAATCGTCCAGAATGGATGATTATGAAGGTAGTGCCAATTATTCCACCAGAATTAAGACCATTAGTGCCTTTAGATGGTGGACGTTTTGCAACTTCAGATTTAAATGATTTATACCGTCGTGTAATTATCCGTAACAACCGTTTAAAGCGATTAGTGGAGATAAAAGCACCAGAGGTAATTTTACGTAATGAAAAACGTATGTTACAAGAATCTGTAGATTCATTATTTGATAACACACGTAAATCATCTGCTGTAAAAACAGACTCTAACAGACCATTAAAATCATTATCAGATTCACTTAAAGGTAAGCAAGGACGTTTTCGTCAAAACTTACTAGGTAAGCGTGTTGACTATTCTGCACGTTCTGTAATTGTTGTAGGACCAGAATTGAAGTTATTTGAGTGTGGTTTACCTAAAAATATGGCTGCAGAACTTTATAAGCCTTTTGTAATTAGAAAATTAATTGAAAGAGGTATTGTAAAAACAGTTAAGTCTGCTAAGAAAATTATAGATAAAAGAGAACCAGTAGTTTGGGATATTTTAGAAAATGTTTTAAAAGGACATCCAGTACTTTTAAATCGTGCTCCTACATTACACAGACTTGGTATTCAGGCTTTCCAACCTAAATTAATTGAGGGTAAAGCAATTCAGTTACACCCATTAGTGTGTACTGCGTTTAATGCTGATTTTGATGGTGACCAGATGGCTGTTCACTTACCTCTAGGTCCAGAAGCAATTTTAGAAGCACAGCTTTTAATGCTAGCCTCTCATAATATTTTAAATCCAGCAAACGGATCTCCAGTAACTGTACCTTCTCAGGATATGGTACTTGGTCTATATTATATGACTAAGCACAGATTATCTACTAAAGAGGTGCCAGTAAAAGGTGAAGGTTTAACTTTCTATTCGGCAGAAGAAGTAACAATAGCTTACAACGAAAAACGAGTAGAATTAAACGCAGGAATTAAAGTTAGAACAATGGACTTTAACGAGGCTGGAGAATTAGTACCACAGATTATTGAAACAACAGTAGGACGTGTACTATTTAATGAAAAAGTTCCAGCTGCAGCAGGTTATATTAACCAAGTATTAACTAAAAAATCTTTAAGAGATATTATTGGTAATATCCTTAAAGTAACTAGTGTACCAGAAACTGCTGCTTTCTTAGATGAAATAAAAACTTTAGGGTATAATTTCGCATTTAGAGGAGGGTTATCATTTAGTTTAGGAGATATTATTATTCCACCAGAAAAACAATCTATGATTGATGCAGCAAATGCTAAGGTCGATGGTATTACTGGTAACTATAACATGGGATTGATTACTAACAACGAACGTTATAACCAAGTTATTGATATCTGGACTTCTACCAATGCAGAATTGACAGAATTGTCAATGAAGCGTATTAGAGAAGATCAACAAGGATTCAACTCGGTATATATGATGCTTGATTCTGGAGCTCGTGGATCTAAAGAACAGATTCGTCAGTTAACAGGTATGCGTGGATTAATGGCAAAGCCTAAAAAATCTAATGCAGGTGGTGGAGAAATTATTGAAAACCCAATTCTTTCTAACTTTAAAGAAGGACTTTCAATTTTAGAATACTTTATCTCAACTCACGGAGCACGTAAAGGACTTGCCGATACAGCACTTAAAACTGCAGATGCAGGATACTTAACACGTCGTTTAGTAGATGTATCTCAAGATGTTATTGTAAACAGTGAAGACTGTGGTACTTTAAGAGGTGTAGAAGTAACAGCACTTAAAAAGAATGACGAAGTTGTTGAAGATTTAGCAGAAAGAATTGTAGGTAGAGTTTCATTAAATGATGTCTACAATCCATTAACTGAAGAAGTTCTAGTAGAAGCTGGGCAATTAATTAATGAAGAAGTTGCTGCAAGAATTCAAAATTCACCAGTAGAAGCTGTAGAAGTACGTTCACCATTATCATGTGAAGCTAAAAAAGGTATTTGTGCACAATGTTACGGACGTAACTTAGCCACTAATAAAATGGTACAACGTGGTGAAGCAGTTGGTGTAGTAGCAGCGCAATCTATTGGAGAGCCTGGTACACAGTTAACACTTCGTACATTCCACGTAGGTGGTATTGCAGGTAACATTTCTGAAGAAAATAAATTAGCTGTTAAGTTCGATGGAATTGCCGAAATTGAAGACTTAAAAACGGTTAAAGGTACTGATAACGATGGTAAAGCAGTAGATGTTGTAATCTCTCGTACTTCAGAGCTTAAATTAGTTGATAAGAAAACAGGTATTACTTTAAGTACAAATAACATTCCTTATGGTTCTCATATTTTTGTTAAAAATGGAGATAAACTAAAAGCAGGAGATGTAGTTTGTTCTTGGGATCCATACAACGGTGTAATTATTTCAGAATTTGCTGGAAAAGTAAGATATGAAAATATTGAACAAGGGGTTACTTATCAAGTAGAGATTGATGAGCAAACAGGGTTCCAAGAAAAAGTGATTTCTGAATCAAGAAACAAAAAATTAATACCAACACTTATTGTGGAGGATGCTAAAGGTGAAGCAATTCGTTCTTACAACTTACCAGTAGGTGCGCACATTATGATTGACGACGGAGAAAAAATTAAGGTTGGAAAAATCTTAGTTAAAATTCCTCGTAAATCTGCAAAAGCAGGTGATATTACAGGAGGTTTACCACGTGTAACAGAGTTATTCGAAGCACGTAATCCTTCTAACCCAGCGGTTGTTAGTGCAATTGATGGTGTAGTGTCATTTGGTAAAATAAAAAGAGGTAATCGCGAGATTATTGTTGAGTCTAAATTAGGTGAAGTTAAAAAGTATTTAGTGAAGTTATCTAACCAGATTTTGGTACAAGAAAACGACTTTATTAAAGCTGGTATGCCTTTATCTGATGGTTCAGTAACTCCAAACGATATCTTAAATATTAAAGGTCCATCTGCGGTACAACAATATTTAGTAAACGAAGTACAGGAAGTATATCGTTTACAGGGTGTGAAAATTAATGATAAGCACTTTGAGGTTGTTGTAAGACAAATGATGCGTAAGGTAAGAATTATTGATTCTGGAGATACAATCTTCTTAGAAGACCAACTAGTTCATAAATCTGATTTCATTCAAGAAAATGACGAAATTTTCGGAATGAAAGTAGTTGAAGATGCTGGAGAATCTACTAATTTAAAAGAAGGACAGATTATTTCTGCTTTCCAATTAAGAGATGAAAACTCAATCTTACGTCGTGAAGATAAAAAACTTGTAGTAGCAAGAGACGCGCAACCAGCAACAGCAACGCCAATCTTACAAGGTATTACAAGAGCTTCTTTACAAACTAAATCGTTTATCTCTGCAGCGTCTTTCCAAGAAACTACAAAGGTATTAAACGAAGCAGCAGTAGCTGGTAAGGTAGATACTTTAGAAGGTCTTAAAGAAAACGTTATTGTAGGACACCGTATTCCAGCAGGAACAGGAATGCGTGCTTACGAGAGCATCATAGTAGGATCTAAAGAAGAATTTGATCAAATGATGAAAGCTAAACAAGAAGTTAACTATAACTAA
- the rpoB gene encoding DNA-directed RNA polymerase subunit beta: MLVTQAERLNFSSIINRTEYPDFMDIQIKSFQDFFQLETKSEERGDEGLYNTFMENFPITDTRNQFVLEFLDYFIDPPRYTIEECIERGLTYSVPLKARLKLYCTDPEHEDFETIVQDVYLGTIPYMTPSGTFCINGAERVVVSQLHRSPGVFFGQSFHANGTKLYSARVIPFKGSWIEFATDINQVMYAYIDRKKKLPVTTLFRAIGFERDKDILEIFDLAEEVKVSKSGLKKVIGRKLAARVLNTWHEDFVDEDTGEVVSIERNEIVLDRDTELDKDNIEEILEIDVKTILLHKESAQQGDYAIIHNTLQKDPTNSEKEAVEHIYRQLRNAEPPDEETARGIIDKLFFSDQRYSLGEVGRYRMNKKLGLDIGMDKQVLTKEDIITIIKYLIELINSKAEIDDIDHLSNRRVRTVGEQLSSQFGVGLARMARTIRERMNVRDNEVFTPIDLINAKTLSSVINSFFGTNQLSQFMDQTNPLAEITHKRRLSALGPGGLSRERAGFEVRDVHYTHYGRLCPIETPEGPNIGLISSLSVYAKVNSMGFIETPYRKVDKGVVDIKGEPIYLSAEEEEDKLIAQATVEVDSKGKILHDKVIARMEGDFPVMDPKEIHYTDVAPNQISSISASLIPFLEHDDANRALMGSNMMRQAVPLLRPQAPIVGTGLERQVASDSRVLINAEGDGVVQYVDANEIVIKYKRTEDEAKVSFDSDVKTYPLVKFRKTNQGTSINLKPIVKNGDKVVKGQVLSEGYATQKGELALGRNMKVAFMPWKGYNFEDAIVISEKVVREDIFTSIHIDEYSLDVRDTKLGNEELTNDIPNVSEEATKDLDENGMIRIGAEVKPGDILIGKITPKGESDPTPEEKLLRAIFGDKAGDVKDASLKASPSLHGVVINKKLFSRAVKDKRKRAQDKEDIAKLENLYYTKFDELQAVLVEKLFAIVNGKTSQGIFNDLGEEVLPKGKKFTLKMLNAVDDYTHLTGGTWTTDEHTNKLVADLIHNYKIKENDLQGSLRREKFTISVGDELPAGIIKLAKVYIAKKRKLKVGDKMAGRHGNKGIVARIVRQEDMPFLEDGTPVDIVLNPLGVPSRMNIGQIYETVLGWAGQDLGRTFATPIFDGATIDQINELTDEAGIPRYGHTYLYDGGTGDRFDQPATVGVIYMLKLGHMVDDKMHARSIGPYSLITQQPLGGKAQFGGQRFGEMEVWALEAYGASSTLREILTVKSDDVVGRAKTYEAIVKGEPMPEPGLPESFNVLMHELKGLGLDIRLEE; this comes from the coding sequence ATGTTAGTAACACAAGCTGAAAGATTAAATTTCTCGTCTATAATTAATAGAACAGAATACCCAGATTTCATGGATATTCAGATTAAATCCTTTCAGGATTTTTTCCAGTTAGAAACAAAATCTGAAGAAAGAGGTGATGAAGGTTTATATAATACCTTCATGGAAAACTTTCCAATTACAGACACACGTAATCAATTCGTATTAGAATTCTTAGATTACTTTATTGATCCACCAAGATATACCATAGAAGAGTGTATTGAAAGAGGACTAACCTATAGCGTTCCGCTTAAAGCAAGGTTAAAGTTATATTGTACAGACCCTGAACATGAGGATTTCGAGACCATTGTTCAAGATGTGTATTTAGGAACTATACCTTACATGACACCTTCTGGTACATTTTGTATCAATGGTGCAGAACGTGTAGTAGTATCTCAGTTACATAGGTCTCCAGGTGTATTTTTTGGGCAATCATTCCATGCTAATGGAACCAAATTATATTCAGCTAGAGTCATTCCTTTTAAAGGATCGTGGATAGAATTTGCTACGGATATTAACCAAGTGATGTATGCTTACATCGATAGAAAGAAGAAGTTACCTGTAACGACTCTTTTTAGAGCTATTGGATTTGAGCGAGATAAAGACATTTTAGAGATTTTTGACTTAGCCGAAGAGGTTAAAGTGTCAAAATCTGGACTTAAAAAAGTAATCGGTCGTAAACTAGCCGCACGTGTTTTAAATACTTGGCATGAAGATTTCGTAGATGAAGATACTGGTGAAGTTGTATCTATTGAACGTAACGAAATAGTTTTAGATCGTGACACAGAATTAGATAAAGACAATATAGAAGAAATCCTTGAAATTGACGTAAAGACTATTCTTTTACATAAAGAAAGTGCGCAACAAGGAGATTACGCAATAATACATAATACGCTTCAAAAGGATCCAACAAATTCTGAAAAAGAAGCAGTAGAACATATTTACCGTCAATTACGTAATGCTGAACCGCCAGATGAGGAAACAGCACGAGGTATAATTGACAAATTATTCTTTAGTGATCAACGTTACTCTCTTGGTGAAGTAGGTCGTTATAGAATGAATAAAAAATTAGGATTAGATATTGGTATGGATAAGCAAGTGCTTACCAAAGAAGATATCATTACCATAATTAAATATTTAATTGAGTTAATTAACTCTAAAGCAGAGATTGATGATATTGATCACTTATCTAACCGTCGTGTTCGTACAGTAGGTGAGCAATTATCTTCTCAATTTGGTGTTGGTTTAGCTCGTATGGCTCGTACTATTCGTGAGCGTATGAACGTTCGTGATAACGAGGTGTTTACACCAATTGACCTTATTAATGCTAAGACCTTATCGTCAGTAATTAATTCGTTTTTTGGTACAAACCAGTTATCTCAGTTTATGGATCAAACTAATCCATTAGCCGAGATTACTCACAAACGTCGTTTATCAGCATTAGGACCTGGAGGTTTATCTAGAGAAAGAGCTGGTTTTGAGGTACGTGATGTACACTATACACACTACGGAAGATTATGTCCAATTGAAACTCCTGAGGGACCAAACATTGGATTAATTTCTTCATTATCGGTTTATGCTAAGGTTAATTCAATGGGATTCATTGAAACGCCATACAGGAAAGTTGATAAAGGTGTCGTGGATATTAAAGGAGAACCAATATATTTAAGTGCTGAAGAAGAAGAAGATAAATTAATCGCGCAAGCAACTGTTGAAGTTGATAGTAAGGGTAAAATTTTACATGATAAAGTAATTGCTCGTATGGAAGGTGATTTCCCAGTAATGGATCCTAAAGAGATTCATTATACTGATGTAGCACCTAACCAAATTTCATCGATTTCAGCATCATTAATTCCTTTCTTAGAGCATGATGATGCCAACCGTGCATTGATGGGATCAAACATGATGCGTCAAGCGGTACCATTATTACGTCCTCAAGCTCCTATTGTTGGAACTGGATTAGAGCGTCAAGTAGCTTCAGATTCTCGTGTATTAATTAATGCAGAAGGAGATGGAGTAGTACAATATGTTGATGCTAACGAGATTGTTATTAAATACAAACGTACAGAAGACGAAGCAAAAGTTAGTTTTGACAGTGATGTTAAAACCTATCCTCTAGTTAAATTTAGAAAAACAAACCAAGGAACTTCTATCAACTTAAAGCCAATTGTTAAAAATGGAGATAAAGTAGTTAAAGGTCAAGTATTATCTGAAGGTTATGCAACCCAAAAAGGAGAGCTAGCTCTAGGTAGAAACATGAAAGTTGCCTTTATGCCTTGGAAGGGTTATAACTTTGAGGATGCAATTGTAATTTCTGAAAAAGTTGTACGTGAAGACATATTTACTTCTATTCATATAGATGAGTACTCTTTAGATGTTAGAGATACTAAACTAGGAAATGAAGAATTGACTAATGATATTCCAAATGTTTCTGAAGAGGCAACAAAAGACCTTGATGAAAATGGAATGATTCGTATTGGTGCAGAAGTAAAACCTGGTGATATATTAATTGGTAAGATTACACCTAAAGGAGAATCTGATCCGACACCAGAAGAAAAATTATTACGTGCTATCTTTGGAGATAAAGCTGGTGATGTAAAAGATGCATCATTAAAAGCGTCTCCTTCTTTACATGGAGTTGTAATTAATAAGAAATTATTCTCTAGAGCAGTAAAAGATAAACGTAAGAGAGCTCAGGATAAAGAAGATATTGCAAAATTAGAAAATCTGTATTACACTAAGTTTGATGAGTTACAAGCTGTATTAGTTGAAAAGCTTTTTGCAATAGTTAACGGAAAAACATCTCAGGGTATTTTTAACGATTTAGGTGAAGAAGTATTACCAAAAGGTAAAAAATTCACTTTAAAAATGTTAAATGCTGTTGATGATTATACGCACTTAACAGGAGGTACTTGGACTACAGATGAGCATACTAACAAATTAGTAGCTGACTTAATTCATAATTACAAGATTAAAGAAAACGACTTACAAGGGTCTTTAAGACGTGAGAAGTTTACTATATCTGTAGGAGATGAATTACCAGCAGGAATTATCAAATTAGCTAAAGTATACATTGCTAAAAAACGTAAGTTAAAAGTAGGTGATAAGATGGCAGGACGACATGGTAACAAAGGTATTGTTGCACGTATTGTTCGTCAAGAAGATATGCCTTTCTTAGAAGATGGAACTCCGGTTGATATTGTATTAAACCCATTAGGTGTACCATCGCGTATGAACATTGGACAGATTTATGAAACTGTTTTAGGATGGGCAGGACAAGATTTAGGTCGCACATTCGCTACTCCAATCTTTGATGGAGCTACCATAGATCAGATTAATGAATTAACTGATGAAGCTGGAATACCAAGATATGGTCATACGTATCTATATGATGGTGGAACTGGAGATCGATTTGATCAACCTGCAACCGTTGGAGTAATCTATATGCTTAAATTAGGGCATATGGTAGATGATAAGATGCACGCACGTTCTATTGGACCATACTCATTAATTACACAACAACCTTTAGGTGGTAAAGCACAATTTGGAGGTCAGCGTTTTGGTGAGATGGAAGTTTGGGCACTTGAAGCTTATGGAGCGTCAAGTACTTTAAGAGAAATCTTAACTGTAAAATCTGATGACGTAGTAGGTAGAGCTAAAACTTACGAAGCAATCGTTAAGGGAGAGCCAATGCCAGAACCAGGATTACCAGAATCGTTCAACGTACTTATGCACGAATTGAAAGGATTAGGATTAGACATTAGATTAGAAGAATAA
- the rplL gene encoding 50S ribosomal protein L7/L12, which yields MADLKDFAEQLVNLTVKEVNELATILKDEYGIEPAAAAVAVAAGGGAAGGDAGEAQTEFDVILKSAGSAKLAVVKLVKELTGLGLKEAKGLVDDAPSAIKEGVSKDEAEGLKTSLEEAGAEVELK from the coding sequence ATGGCAGATTTAAAAGATTTCGCAGAACAATTAGTTAACCTTACGGTAAAAGAAGTAAACGAGTTAGCTACTATTTTAAAAGATGAGTATGGTATCGAGCCTGCTGCTGCTGCAGTAGCTGTTGCTGCTGGTGGTGGTGCTGCTGGTGGAGACGCTGGAGAAGCTCAAACTGAATTTGATGTAATTTTAAAATCAGCAGGTAGCGCTAAGTTAGCTGTTGTAAAATTAGTTAAAGAATTAACTGGTTTAGGATTAAAAGAAGCTAAAGGTTTAGTTGATGATGCACCAAGTGCAATCAAAGAAGGAGTTTCTAAAGACGAAGCTGAAGGCTTAAAAACTTCATTAGAAGAAGCTGGAGCAGAGGTTGAGCTTAAGTAA
- the rplJ gene encoding 50S ribosomal protein L10: MTREEKSQVIKDLTAQLADNSNIYIADISGLNAGATSDLRRACFKADVRLAVVKNTLLEKAMEASDRDFGALPSTLKGNTSVMYSETGNAPAKVIKAFRKKSEKPLLKGAFIEEAIYLGDDQLDMLVDIKSREELIGEIIGLLQSPAKNVVSALKSSGGKLSGILKTLSQKEG, from the coding sequence ATGACAAGAGAAGAAAAATCACAAGTAATTAAAGACTTAACTGCACAATTAGCTGATAATTCAAATATCTACATCGCAGATATTTCTGGTTTAAATGCAGGTGCTACTTCAGATTTACGTCGTGCTTGTTTTAAAGCAGATGTAAGATTAGCAGTAGTTAAAAATACATTACTTGAAAAAGCAATGGAAGCTTCAGATAGAGATTTTGGAGCATTACCATCAACACTAAAAGGAAATACATCTGTGATGTATTCTGAAACTGGAAACGCTCCAGCTAAAGTAATTAAAGCTTTTAGAAAAAAATCTGAAAAGCCTCTATTAAAAGGTGCTTTTATTGAAGAAGCTATTTACTTAGGAGACGATCAGTTAGATATGCTAGTTGACATCAAGTCTAGAGAAGAGTTAATTGGAGAAATCATTGGATTATTACAATCTCCAGCCAAAAACGTTGTTTCGGCTCTTAAATCTAGTGGTGGAAAACTTTCAGGTATCTTAAAAACATTATCTCAAAAAGAGGGATAA